The Starkeya sp. ORNL1 DNA window TGGCGGGCGATGGTGGCGAACGCCTCGTCCCAGCTCACCGGCACATATTTGTCGGTATAGGCCTCGTAACGCATGGGATTGGTGAGACGGCCCTGCATCTCGAGCTCGAAGTCGGTCATCGCCTCAAGCTCGCTCACCGTGTACTCGGCGAAGAAATCGGGCGTGCAGCGCTTGGTCGTCGCCTCCCAGGCGACGGCCTTGCCGCCATTTTCGCAATATTCGAACGGCGAGGTCTGCTTGGGGTCAGCCCATCCGCAGCCGGGACAATCGAAGCCGCCCGGCTGGTTCATGTGAGCCAACAGCGCCATGCCCGACACGGCGATATCCTGCTCGGCGAGAGCGGTGCCCATGGCCTTGAGGGCGCCCCATCCACCGGCTGGGCTGTGATAGGGGCGAATGGTCTTGACGATGCTCATTGGGCACCTCTGGATTTGTTTTTTTGTCGAGGGGGAAGCGGCGAAATGGCTACGCCTGGGCGAACTCGGAGTTCGCGCAGCGCCACTGGTACGGCGTGTCGCCAACGAAGCGGCGAAACACGGTGGTGAAGTGCGCCTGGGTCTGGAAGCCGACACCAAGCGCGACCTGCACCAGTGAATCGCGCGTCTCCAGCAGCATCTGCTTGGCGCGCTCGATCCGCTGGCGCATCACATATTCATGCGGGCGCATGCCGGTGGCGACGCGGAACTGTGCCGCGAAATGCATACGGCTGAGGCCGGCGGCTGCCGCCATGCCGGCCAGGGTGATGGCCTCGCTGATATTCTCCTCGACATAGGCGGCAACGCGCTTGAGCCGCCATTTGGGCAGGCCGGACCGGGTCTGCTGCTCGGCCGGTGGGGCTGGCTGGAGTTCCGGCTGCGGCTGCGTCCGCAGGCTCAGCATCCGCGTGACGATCGCCAGGCGCAGCGCATCGGCATAGACCGCAGCGGCTTCATCCTCGCGATCGCCGAGCTGCGTCAGCGCCCGGGAAAAACGTTGCACCACCGGATCGTCATTGGCCGCGTGCCCTGGCGCCTGGTTGGCGGCGGCGTCTTCAGCGAGCCTGCCGTGGTCGAACTGGAGATGGAGGGCACTTTCGCTCGCTTCACTGCCCGAACCGACGGCCAGGCGCAAAGCCGGTGCGGCGACGTTGCCGAGCGCGGAGATTGAGATCACCATATCCATGGTGTCGAGGCGGATCGACAGCCGATCCTCGACCGGGTCACGCACATCCGCGGTGGACCGGGGATCGCGCACGGCCCCATCGATCAGCTCCGGAGAGAGGATCTCCCCGGCCGGCACGCGGGAGGAGAAGCCTGCGTAAAAAGGCGAGACGTGCAGTGACATGATCGGACCCCCTTGGTTGCCGAAATAGATCCAGGTCAGGGTCAAGTCGTGTTCGAGGATAATCTTGCATCGCGGGTTGATAGTCTTCCGCTATACGCTTGATGTGTGCCTCGTCTCGACCTGACCTAACGCTGACGTTCGGTTATCAAGAGTATTTGAGCCTCGCTCACGCACCATTGTACGAGCGTTTGGTTGGTAAGGGGATGGGTTTAGCTCACTCATACTTTGGTGTGACTCCTTGGAACGAGTGGCACTCCCCAGATGGAAATACGGCGG harbors:
- a CDS encoding AraC family transcriptional regulator, with product MSLHVSPFYAGFSSRVPAGEILSPELIDGAVRDPRSTADVRDPVEDRLSIRLDTMDMVISISALGNVAAPALRLAVGSGSEASESALHLQFDHGRLAEDAAANQAPGHAANDDPVVQRFSRALTQLGDREDEAAAVYADALRLAIVTRMLSLRTQPQPELQPAPPAEQQTRSGLPKWRLKRVAAYVEENISEAITLAGMAAAAGLSRMHFAAQFRVATGMRPHEYVMRQRIERAKQMLLETRDSLVQVALGVGFQTQAHFTTVFRRFVGDTPYQWRCANSEFAQA